Sequence from the Thalassoglobus sp. JC818 genome:
CGGAGCCGAAGCTGTCGAATGCGTGCATCCGATTCGCGACCTGCACGTCACACTTCTCCACTTGCTTGGCCTCGACGACAATAAGTTGACATACTTCCACGCAGGAAGATTCAAACAGTTGAGCCAGTTCGGGGCTGAGGTCATTCCCGAGCTGATCGCGTAGCTGCTGAAGTTTCGTAGCAGCAATTCAAACGTAGCTGAAACTGTATTTTTTGAAACAGTGATTGTGACTCAGGAAGGACGACTTGTGAACGCTGTGTTGTCGAACAGATTGCGTCGTTGGTTGGGATTGTCTCTGACGATCGTTCTTACTCTTTTCAGTTTCAGCGGAATGGGAAGCGAGGCTCGATCGGCCGATCAGCCCAACATTCTGTATATCATGTCTGACGACCACGCAGCTCACGCAATTGGAGCTTACGGAGGTCGTTTAGCAGAACTCGATCCGACTCCGACGATCGATCGACTGGCGAAAGAAGGGGCGATTGCGACCAACGTCTTCTGCACGAATTCGATCTGCACTCCAAGTCGCGCCACAATCATGACGGGGCAATATTCCCACGTGAATGGAGTGACGACGTTGAGTGGAACAATCGCCGAACCCCAACAGCATCTGGCTCGGCTCATGGGAGAAGCTGGCTACGAAACAGCGATGGTCGGAAAATGGCACTTAAAGGCAGAACCGGCAGCTTTCGATTTCTACACAGTCTTACCGGGTCAGGGGTCTTATTTTAATCCGGTGTTTCGAGTGGATGGTCCCAAACCTTGGCCGAACAATACGTATCAGGTTTCGGGATACGACAGCAAGCACTCGTCTGATGCGATTACTGATATCTCCTTGAAGTGGCTCAAGACACGCAAGCAGAAGGATCGTCCCTTCTTTCTCATGCATCACTTCAAAGCTCCTCACGACAATTTCGAGAACGCAGAGCGTTACGACTGGCTCTATTCAGATGTTGAGATCCCCGAGCCTGAGAGTCTTTGGGAGCGTGAAAAGCATGGTCCGTTAGGGCTCGAACAATACGGGACTTCGGTCGGATTGAGGAACACCCGACGCAATATGGGTCATCATATGTTCGTCGATTCAAATCTCACCGGAGACGATTACAAGCGAGAAGCGTATCAACGATACCTCAAGAAATTCCTGCGATGTGTTCGCGGAGTCGATGACAATGTTGCCCGATTGTTATCGCACCTGGAAGAAACTGGCGAGCTTGAGAATACAGTTGTGATCTATTCGGCAGATCAGGGGTTTATGCTCGGCGAGCATGATTACATCGATAAGCGATGGATGTATGAAGAGTCATTGCGAATGCCTTTTCTCGTGCGGTATCCGGAGTCTGTTCCTGCTGGAACGCGAGTGGAATCGATCATCAACAATGTCGATTTTGCTCCAACCATTCTTGATTTCGCTGGGGTGCAAAAACCTGAGTTTATGCAGGGAAGAAGTTTTAAGTCACAACTCGAAGGGCAAGCTGCCCCCGCCGACTGGCCGGATGCAACGTATTACCGCTACTGGATGCATATGGCTCACCATGACAACCCCGCACACTTCGGGATTCGAACAGCGAATTACAAGTTGATTTACTTCTACGGTCAACCGCTCGATGCTCCCGGAGCTTCGAAGTCGGTGACGGAACCTCATTGGGAACTCTATAACCTCCGCGAAGATCCGCATGAGATGCGAAACGTTGTCGCTGAACCCATCTACAGCGACGTGCTGCAAGAACTCAAGACTCGATTGTTCGAGTTGCAGCAAGAAGTGGGCGACTCGTCCGAAGGACTTGAAATTGTCGATCTTCCACGGGCGAGCACTTAATCAACTTCGACTGTTCACGAAGAAGATCCGTTTCAGTCCCGATTACGGAATGTCGAACGACTCCCCAAATTGGGGAATGATGGGGTCTTCGTCGCAGTAATCTCGTATTGTCTGCGCGAGTGCTTTGGCAGAGTCAGCTTCTCCATGAACGAGAAAGACTTTGCCAAAGTGACCGCGCTTCGTTGACTCTTCGAACCACCATTTGAAGTCGACAACATCCGCGTGGGCGGACAGGCCTTCCAGTTGTTCGACTTTGGCGTTCAGGGCCACATCGCGATCGAAAATGCGGACGAACTTTCGGCGTTCAGCGATGTGGCGACCGGTCGTGTGCGGGGCTTGGTAGCCCATCAGGATGACGTGATTCTGAGGATGGGGAAGCGCCTGCTTCAAGTGATGGACAACGCGACCATTCTCGCACATTCCACTCGCGGAGATGACGACAAAACAGCCGCGACGATCATTGAGTTCGATACTCTGTTTCTGGCTCTCAATCTCTGTCAGACATTCGAAACCGAATGGGTCATCGTCGAAGCGCAGAGTTTCCTGCACATCTGCGTCGAGGGTGTGATCGTAGCGGCGAAAGACTTGGGTGAGGCGCGATGCCAGTGGGCTGTCCAGAAACATCGGCAGGCAGTCCAACTCTTTACTGTTGGTCAGCTCGTTGAGGTAGTAAACGATCTGCTGAGTTCGACCGAAGCTGAAAGCTGGAATGATCACTCGCCCACCTTGAAGGTGAGCTTCCCCAATAATGCGTTTCAGTTCCGATTTAATATCCTGAGCAGGGGGGTGAATGCGGTTCCCGTATGTCGACTCACAGATCAGCACGTCTGCCCCTTCCACAGGGACAGGGTCTTTGAGCAGTGGCATGTCTCGTCTTCCGAGATCGCCTGTGAAAACAACCTTTCGATGCTCCGTTCCGTCTTTGACGAGCAGTTCGGTAATCGCAGATCCGAGCACGTGTCCAGCTGGATGAAAGCGAAGCTGGACTTCGCCGTCATCTGTCAGGTCATACCACTTCGAAAAGAGACAGGGTTCGAAGTTACGGATCAGTTCTCTGACATCTTCCTCAGTATAGAGAGGTTCAACGGGAGGATGATTCTTCTTGAGCTTGCGCGTCAGATACTTTGCGTCTTCACGCTGAATCTTGGCCGAATCCATCAGCATGATTTCAGCGATATCGGCAGTGGCATCTGTGCAGAAGACTGGACCTCGGAATCCTTTGCGATACAGCTGCGGAAGATTTCCGCAGTGGTCGATGTGAGCGTGAGACAGAATGACAGCGTCGAGATCTTTCGGCTGACAATGAAAAGTCTCGTTCTTCCGTCGAGACTCTG
This genomic interval carries:
- a CDS encoding MBL fold metallo-hydrolase, encoding MKLTFLGAAGEVTGSQHLIETTHRRILLDCGFFQGPRAESRRKNETFHCQPKDLDAVILSHAHIDHCGNLPQLYRKGFRGPVFCTDATADIAEIMLMDSAKIQREDAKYLTRKLKKNHPPVEPLYTEEDVRELIRNFEPCLFSKWYDLTDDGEVQLRFHPAGHVLGSAITELLVKDGTEHRKVVFTGDLGRRDMPLLKDPVPVEGADVLICESTYGNRIHPPAQDIKSELKRIIGEAHLQGGRVIIPAFSFGRTQQIVYYLNELTNSKELDCLPMFLDSPLASRLTQVFRRYDHTLDADVQETLRFDDDPFGFECLTEIESQKQSIELNDRRGCFVVISASGMCENGRVVHHLKQALPHPQNHVILMGYQAPHTTGRHIAERRKFVRIFDRDVALNAKVEQLEGLSAHADVVDFKWWFEESTKRGHFGKVFLVHGEADSAKALAQTIRDYCDEDPIIPQFGESFDIP
- a CDS encoding sulfatase, which codes for MGSEARSADQPNILYIMSDDHAAHAIGAYGGRLAELDPTPTIDRLAKEGAIATNVFCTNSICTPSRATIMTGQYSHVNGVTTLSGTIAEPQQHLARLMGEAGYETAMVGKWHLKAEPAAFDFYTVLPGQGSYFNPVFRVDGPKPWPNNTYQVSGYDSKHSSDAITDISLKWLKTRKQKDRPFFLMHHFKAPHDNFENAERYDWLYSDVEIPEPESLWEREKHGPLGLEQYGTSVGLRNTRRNMGHHMFVDSNLTGDDYKREAYQRYLKKFLRCVRGVDDNVARLLSHLEETGELENTVVIYSADQGFMLGEHDYIDKRWMYEESLRMPFLVRYPESVPAGTRVESIINNVDFAPTILDFAGVQKPEFMQGRSFKSQLEGQAAPADWPDATYYRYWMHMAHHDNPAHFGIRTANYKLIYFYGQPLDAPGASKSVTEPHWELYNLREDPHEMRNVVAEPIYSDVLQELKTRLFELQQEVGDSSEGLEIVDLPRAST